The sequence below is a genomic window from Cygnus olor isolate bCygOlo1 chromosome 7, bCygOlo1.pri.v2, whole genome shotgun sequence.
TTCTAATGAATTTTCAGGGTACTTTAGGATCTTTTTGTCTGAAGGATATGGAAAATATGCAGGTTGGTATTGATCAGACATAACACACATAACTCAAAGTGGCAGGCTGGCgtgatctaaaaaaaaatctcaatctTTTGTACACATCTCTTGATATTCTCATAAAATTGGGACAGAAACAAAGACATTATTGattcttttgctttccattaagagtattttttttggggggtggattttttctgccttttttaaagTATAGAGCAGTAGtttataaaatcataaaatatagaTCATACACTCTATCAAGACATAAGCGCTTTTTTGCGAGATTCTCTTAGAAAAGAGtccagatttacttttttttttttttttccacgcaCTCTCATGCAGGTGATTTACAAAGCATTAACTTCCCTGCAAGTTAGCTATACCATGGCAGCTACCCATTCCTCCTTCATGATGTAAGCAAGAATTTACAGGTTACACACTGCAGAGAATCTAAAATACATTCCTGGACATGTAATCTTGTAACAAGAAGCCAGTTGAACCTGAGCTTTCCTGATCCACTGATTTGTATGTACAGTTTGACAGCCATCTGCAAGAAAGTAATAGCAAGATTTTTGCTAACATTGTCAACCAGCAACTGTTCCAAaccaatatttttgtttcattttaaagctgaaCAGATGTAAACATTTGATCTTGGTAATGATTtccaaagatttaaaataataataataatttttgagGGGGGAAATAATGATTGGGTGGGTTTCATTCAACTGAGGAAACCTGGATGGAATTAATATATTCCAGGGATCTtacaaaacttcttttaaaatcagtgtatTGTTCAGAGAGGACAGTAAGCTTAGTATTTAGAGACATGAGCTTAAAGCATTTGTAATGTTTAGGCATTTCCGTGTTTTACGGACATCTGCGGTGTGTTTATCAGCAGTCTCGCACACcatagcagaaataaaaagctgcatCTGTTAGGCATTGCCAGGTAtctaaatgcatatatatatttgtgtgcatCCTGCATGCAGATATTAGATCTTAGCTTGGATCACCATGTGACTCGTGTGTTTGGAGGCAAAGGTTCTGAGTGAAGACAAATCTCTCCAAAGCAGCGTGGCACTTACTGGAATTACTCTGGGCTTTCAAAGCAGTGGCTGCAGTCAGAATCTGGCCAAAGTAATTAACTTACGaaggatgggaaagaaaagcgGCATGTGGAAGATGTAATTAATGTGAACATATGACAGTCAGTTCTCACATAATAAATTGGCAGCTGTGCCTGAGGTAACTgtcttttatttgcaaaatacagtTGGAAATTTTTAGAAGTAATTacaaattttcttccatttccacaTGGTCCAAGAGAACATGGTACAGTACAAATATCaacagaaatgcaataaaataatggttattgttgcttttaatgtttttttattttttttcttggctcaGGGCTATGATCTTATTTAAACCAATGtccaaaggaaaggaggaataCATTTTAGCTCAGGAAAAGACAAGTGGCAAAACATTTTAGTGATGCTTAATATAGAATAATCTAAAAGGATAAGGCAGGAACAACCAGAATAAATAACAGTAATGGCTAGATATCTATTTGCGGAGGAGATTTAGTAATGTAATTCTCCTGACTCAAGAGTAAATAATGGCTAAGATAGATGTTCTGAAATCCTCCCAATTTGATGGCTTGAATTTTTGCAAGTCTGAAAGCTCATCGCAGCTTTTCCTGAATAACAGGTGTGACACCAGTAGTCACAGATGCTGGCAACCttcaagaaaatacattctcctgcttgcacagagcagtgctctGGAAGGCTGCAGGATGACACCTGCACCCAGCTGCTGACTCAGCTGACTCGAATAGCCTGCTGCTGAAGCCACTCTGCCCTCCCTCTCAAAAAATTTGCAAGAGGTAGATGAAGATGGCTTGCAACTGAGGTTTGCTGCTGTGACCAAATGTACGAACTTCAAGACTTCTTAATTGCCATCTGCAGGCTTCTCAATGAATTAGACGGTACTATGCTCTATCAGTCATTCCTGCTGCTACCTGGCATATGTGATTGCCCCTTCATGTGCAGGTGGGAGGGCAGGCTGCCCACCATTTAAATGCTtgtctgtgttatttttttttcctcctgtttttaaGCAATCTGTTTGTCTTCACCTATGATGAGGAGGAAGAGTCCAAATCTATTTTATCCTAAGCATGAGGGAGGATCTAGCCTACTTTGTGACTGAATGGGGACTGGATCTGGTAGTAACAAGCTAGCACTGgagtgagatttttctcacagtagGTCTGATTAGGAGCTTTACTactgtttaaaatgaaacaacctGTAGACCAGGAAATACAGTTCTTTGTGTAATATTCCTGCTGTAGCTAGTCTCTGTATTGCTCACCCCAGGGGATCTTGCatttgctgcaggctgagcctGGTAGGCAGTTTGCTGAACTAAGCCTTTAAATAggcagcatattttttttcaaacaaaaactgttctgtatttttttttttttgtgctggtgAATTTCAAATGATGCTCTAGCAAGGTCAGTACACTCCAAATTAATTAGCAAGGATCTCTTTAACAGGATAATTACTATATCAGCAAGTGGTAAACTCAATGAATGTGAGTAGTCCTGGCTTGCATCAACAAGGAGATGTGTTGTAATTTGACCAGCTGATTCTAAATGCACCTTGGTGCGGAAGGCTTTAGACAACACAGTTGGTCAGCAATAGCACTCTTTTTTACCTATAGACTGGAATTAAAATCCCAAATGAAGTTGCATTCCACTCTCCATATATCAGCCTTTAAAACAGCATTGTAAATGACAAttggcttttttcctcctgctggaaAGAGGCCCAAAATGAGAAGAGCAGGAGGCGTTGCATGTTATTACTAAATTACAAATGGTAGAAAGGGCTATGAGGTGTATGAGACTTCTTTATGGCTTTTCTCATAATGgaagggcctgatcctgcacagAACAGATCATATGGTTTAACATCTCATAAATACTAACACAGGTTCACATGTTTGGGGACATTTTAAATaggttcatttttaaataggtgTATCTTTCAAAGAATAAACATGCCATTGTTTATCAGGCTATTAATAAATAAGCATATGACTGTTGTGGTGGTCATAGAAACACTCATGCATTCCCAGAATCGCATTCTGTCTTTAGATGGCTGAGGCTTTAGGTAGGACTGGGAAATTTTAACAACAGAAATTACTTAGGCCACTCTATTtgctagttttttttcttaatatgatTTTCTGATCTCATGAAGAATGAATGCAGAAATTTGTAAAAGCACCTGCCATTTTCTGTGAGCATATGATTTTTAAGCAGCCTTTAAAAAATTGCTCATCGTTCAACCTGTATAAGCTAAGCCCAACAAGGACATTGGTCTTAAACTGACGTAAAGTGTTCGTGGGAGAAATGAATCAGGCCCTATATTATTTACCCCAAATGTAGAACTAAATGCATAACTATTAGCCATTTCTTAAAAGTAGATCTTGACACTTGATAGACCAGATAATGTCTGAAGTGATTTCATGGGGCTTTGTGAAATGTTAAGCACAAGCCAGAAATCTTCTGCCTAGATTTTCCATCAAGTGTGTGTAGTGCCATCTTCTTTCTAGTTGGCTTGTATACCTGAGGTGCCTGAGTAAggccactttaaaaaaaaaatgaaatggtaaCACTTAAAATCTGCCCTCAACTTCAAACACAgtgaagcattaaaaaaatattttttttggtttatgttCTGActgatagaaataaaaatgcaaatatctcAGTAGAAAATGCCTGGGTGACAAACACAGTTGTGTTCAAATGATCCGTGAGGatttcattatctttttaatatgtttttatttgtaaggTTGAAATTATTCAGACCATGCAGGTCCTAAGAGACGACATGGTGTTTCATGGTGTTGCATAGtcttttgaaactgaaaatccACCAGAGGTCAGGTAATATTCAAAGAAGCTTTGAATTTTTTGAATGAACGATGTTTAGATGTCATAGTAACAGTACAAATCATGTCCCTTCACTTATGTGTATGCAGTTATCACTGTAGCAGCTGCTTCCATGCACAGCAAACATTGTTCATCACATTTAAGTTATAGCCCAACCACTGAAGTAGGGCTGAATGCTTCTGTTTCCCCTATTCCATGAGGATGTTTATCCTTCTTATCCTTCTGTCTGAATACATGCAGGTACATATGTCAGCAGAGTGCCACCCAAGGTAATAACCAACCTTGTTAGTGTGCCAAACCTTCATTGCTACTACAAACTATGGCTACAAAATCCCTATGGATAATATAATAGGGAACTAGTCAAAACCCACTAAAATCCAATAGGATACAAAATGTTCCATTTCTATAACTTTCGCTTCAGAAATTTCCCCTACAGTTCAGAAGAAATTGATTTCTTGGTGAAAGAAAGAGTTTGTGCGCTCAAAGTCTGTTTGACCATAGAAATAGGCCAAGCCCTTTTGAGGAAGCTAAGAGAAATACAGTTGGTTTCGAGTCAGTAACTGTGCTCACTGGTCTTTTGATGGAGCTTGGGATTCCTCTCTCACTGGAAAATCAATGAactctttcatttcagtatcTTGCTCAGCAGTAGCTTGAGTGCTGGCTTCATAAGGCTCGCATGGGCAACAGCTGacttctcctttcctgcttttctgcagaataGTAGCATGGAAGTCTAATGTTATCACCGCCAAACGATACAGTTGTAGGGTCAAAACTAAGATGTTCTTAGCTGTAAAAAACACCAGCAACTGATTGAATATTCTGAAGTGGCCCATCAGGATTGAACGCACGATGAAGAAGGGTCCATCCTGTATGAACAAGCTGACCCCGATATTCCACAGCTCTGCACTGTACCTGCAGAACAGCAGGCTGGGGATCCGCCTTGCTGATGCAGTTGGTTTGCAGCCAATATGCTGtactggaaataaaacacatgtTAAAACAACTCTTTAAAACATAGTCAGGATTGGGTGAAGTGCAGCTTTTAGATACCCTGGATTATAAATGCTTTCGAGTGTGAACAGTTCAACACAAAGCATATCCCATTTCTGAGATCTGTTTCAGTGAAGCACACTAATCTCATGTTAAGCAGACACTTACGTGGTCTGCtggaaaaacaccaaaaattgTTTCCCCTTTACTATCCCACAAACATATCAGTATTTATACACTTGAAAACAAGAAGCGGAAGTAGATCACTTAATCTTTCTGCAACAACTTCCCAGATGCTTTTCTGTTGAATCAGTGTGCTAGGCTAATATGCatcattaagaaaacaaaccaataaaCTAAAATaccacaaaccaaaaaaatccctCGATGCTGAATGGGAACATCCAAAGCTGTAGTACTTCAGCTAGTTCCAGGTGAAGaccttgcttttaaaagattCATGTTGCCTTTTGTGTGTGTCATAATAAAAACAGGTCATGTTTGAGGGACAATACCAGGCATTATGGACAGGAAGAAACTGTAGTCCCTGCTTGTCATATGAGACTTGAGCTACTGTTGCTCATTTGTAGCTTTCTGGACATCAAGTTGGGTGCAACAACTGGAACCTGCATGGATGCATCCCCCTCAGCTATAATGACAGTGGTGAGCTAGAATGCTTTTGGTGGCGTAGCATCCGGAGAAGGGTCATCAGAAGGCTTTGTGTGCAGTAAATATAGCTGCATCTTATGAAAATGCATATAGCTTAGCTGACCCATTTCTCAGGCAGTGTGATTTCATTAGCTTAAGACCTGTAGTTACTGTGATGCAGTAATAACCACCAAACATCACAGCTTACCAAAATAACTCCATTGTTTGAGTCAgctctgggaaaagaaaaagatgagacTCAAGAGTGGAAAATGAGTTGTAGAATGGGGAATGCTTTTTCTGAATCCGTTAGGCaaagcttcagcagcagctaattttttaatggcttttgtGTCGTTGTTTAACAGTCCTACCTGCATTACTGACATCCTATATTGTCTATGAATTGCTCTTTTAGGTCATGGTTGATGTGTGATTAAACGTTCTGATGCCTGAATGACAAGTAGTATCTGTGCAGCTGTATAGAATTACCTAAAACAAATTGTACCCACGGTAAATTTCAGGGTAGTGTGTTCAATAACTTAATTTTTAACTagtaaatgtaattaaataagcagaaaagcaacagccagaggagagggaaaaaaaaacaacacagtacACAGCTTAGTTCACTTAAATTAATGGTATGTTTCTTTAAGCAGTGTTTGAATTTATCTGGGTAGTGGTGATGTATGTGTAgtgttcttgccttttttttttttttttttaatttgagtgTTGTGCATCTTTAAGATAATGTATTTTACCAGTAACAGGAATTTTATCTGTGATAAACTGCATCAGCTTTCTCAGGAGGTGAGCAGCTGAGCTGAAATGCTGGAGTATTTTCTTAGCTTCAATGTTGAAAACAAAGCCTAATGCTGTCCACAAAGAAAAGGCTAATAAAAATTTCCTAGAATCATTTCTCATTActttatttgttcattattttaatcACTGTGTCAACCTAGTCATCAATTTTATATAAGATGCTGGTGAGGATAATTCGTCTTTAGACTGGTATAGTTCAACTGCAAACTTGTAGTTGGAGGCCAGAATGGTTGCAACAGTTGGTGGTTGAGGAGGCTTTCCTTGTTCTCCTTTGATCTAGAGAAGCCCTTTCTGCATATAGACAAATATCAATTTGAGTTAGCTGAATGTTGGGCCTGTTCCTTTAGGATAAGGATGTACAGTCCCAACGTCATACAGCCCTTTAGGTTTCCTGTGAATAGCTAATTTCTCCTGTGATAACCTCTTCTGAGCCTGTGATACCTGTGCTCTAGGCTGTGCTGTTCCCGGTGCCTGAGGCTAGTTTCTCTCTCCATAGGTGTCAATAACCTGCCCAGACTGAAACCATGATAGAATTCACGACCAGATCTAGCTCAAGAGCTTACACAGCGAAGTTTAAGGCAGTACCAGGCAAACAGAGTAGATGCTTCAATACAGTACTGCAATACCAGTTTTCCTGGAAGTGGTTTTATCAGGTAGATCAGAGATTAGCCAGAAACAAGTTGTTCCTCAAAAGAAACCACAGTGGTCTTTCATCAAAAAGCCTCATTGTCTTTGTCATATGAATTGTTCTCCACCAGAAGTCCTGTGTAGAGTCTGTAGCGTGTGCACAGCCATGAGACATGCCAGCAAAAACTTAAAGCACTTGTTCTCTTCTTGTCTATGTGCAAGTACTAACCTGCAAGATCAAGTGGAAACTGTAACATACTCCAGGTCCATACAGCAAGAATTGCATTTAAGAGAACATAATTCTTCCtatgggaggggaaaaagcgATAACAGTGAAGATGCAGTTTCCTTATGTggcaacaaaaatgttttccgTAGTATTTGGGATGTTATTTAAAGGGAGGTTAAGCCAGACAGTGATTGATTAATGCATGCGTCTGAGATGTAGAAGTAAGACGAAGAAAACCAGGCAACTTTGGTGtggaatttctgcttttcatgccATATGTTCCAGCTGTGTAATTAcactaaatatttaatgctAATATAATGATAAGCATGTGGAAATAGACATGTGGCTCAGAAATGTCTTTACATATGTAATGATTACACATTCCTTGAAAGCCTGCAGCTTCTAGGCCAAGTGGGAAGGACCTCTCTTCctgttataaaatattctttgatattaaaaataataaaataaaaatactgaatactgTGTCTGTAAGAGGATGAACCTCTTCTCTAATTCTTTCTCTGTGATGGATGTTCATCATTCAGCTCTCAGTGCTGCAAGAGGAAGGTGGGCTTACGTTCTCCGGGAGAGATTGCAATGTTGAAAATTCACACCAGAATTATGCTGTTCCCTTTCTTCTTATCTTTGAACACTTTGTCATTCTATCACGAAGGAGAAAGTACATCTGAAATAACTAAATAATCAACTTGGATAATGAATCACTAAAGCAAACTCTAGCTGCTTCCATGCCATTCTAAAACAATTCATTAACCTGAAAGGTTTACTGTGTATCCAGTGTTTCAGCTCCTGTAGCTGCAAGATCTGACGCTGCATGGCAGTTATGCTAGCTGTTTGGCTCTTCGTACCCTTTTATTGTGATGGATGTGACATGCTTCTCTGCTGGCAATGGATGAGTAATCTCTAACAAAGCTCATAGGACTGTTATGTCTTTTACAGAGGGAAAGGcaagagcaggaaaacagagcCCTTGAGTGTAGCTTTCTGTTATCTGTGGGAATACAGTTTGAATAATCTGGATACTGCGGACAGCCcaaacaaacttaaaaaaaaaaaataaaaaaaaaacacaagcaactCTTTTGCTCTATGCAAATTATTTATGCCAGCAAATATTCCTTACCGCACATCCTCAATGTCCAGGGTTTCACTAGCAAATTCAAGTATATCTGCTGCTGTTCCCACAAACATGAGGAGCAACTGAGACAATTGATCCCGCGTGATTTCAACCCCGATGGGGAGAAGCCATCTCCCAACTACTAGGAGCAGTAGGAAGGTCTGGTGGAGGGCTAGTGTCCATACAGTTTCACAGATTGTGGAGAGCTGATTCACAAAGACTTTAGCCTGtttaaaagacaacaacaacagcatACTGTAACTTCAGGAGACTGACGTAAAAGATGGCATTCATCCTTCAGCCTGCTTTTGTTCTCCGTCATATTGTATTAGAGCAGATCATTTCTATGTGGCAGACATAATTTGAAAAAGGCATATTAATACCAATTTTGGGTAATGAATACTGATTCTTTCTCcatgctttttctcctgttctcctTTTTCAGCTGAGCATTATCATTTGCAGAACTGTCACTAGACGCTCTTTAAATTCAGTTAGATTTCTGAGAACAATGAGACTTTCTACCAGCAACGATTAGTACATGGTATAATGTAGGCCACTTTCATGATGTGGCTTTGtgaaactaacatttttttactCCTGTGTGAGGAGGCTTCCCAAATAGACACAACAGTCCTCTCTAATTGCTCTTTCCTAACACATTGTAAGATCTCTCTACTAGGAACAGGAAAAGGTGTCCCACCGTCTGAATGATGTGGTGATCTATTCCCTCACTTCCACGACTGCTGTCTCTGGACTGATTGAAGTCTTGGTTGGTGACATTCACCTGAACAGCTCCAGGCTCATTACCGCAATACTGTTGTGAACAAAAACATCACACATGCATAAATGTCGTGCGCAGGGAGCAGATGTGCTCTGTGGCTGGAAGAGACCTGTTTTGCCAAACTGCAGAGGGTTCATTAGTAAAGTCAGTGGATGTTAACAAAGGTACGTGCTTACTCTGAATGTAATTTCCCTCATGCTCAGAAGGGAGGAATTCTTCTGTGGGCAAGGGTGATGTGTTGGTAGGCCCTTGAGAAGCTATAGGATTGTGCTGATAAAGCTGATGTAAATTCAAAGGCTGATGGAGTGGGTGACACCTTTGCTGTTAAGACTGCACTCTCTGAATGCGCTCTGTCTGCAGCTCTCTTCGACAGGCTGCTGGGTTTCCTACAGTATCTCTCTGCCTAAAACGGTAAAACAGGGTAAAAATTGGGTATGGTTAGTCTGCTATCTTATACTTCTGGTCGGTCTCTACATCCTCCAAACTTtccaaaatttgtttcttttccctagggtccagaaaaaaagttctctaaatgtgctgttttattcttctgtatGGTTTACCTCAAGGTTGAAATGAATAGAGTTGGGCTGGGGGGACACTTGGTTTGTGTTTCCCCTCTAGGGGAAATAATAACTAGGAAATACGGGTTTGTGATATCTCCCATCCCTGCAGAGTGGAAGAAGTGGTGCTTTAGTTTTCTCAGACATCGGTTACTcggagaaagaaaatgttggcTAAGGCATACTGTTACTTGGAGTGCAGTTAGCCGTGGTGGGGCTGGGCTAAGCATTGAGGAGCGCAGCGCCacactgctttctgcttcacCCCATGGCTGgtcctggagcagctggggagtGGTTTCTAAAATCTGTCTTCATAACAACCCTTAACATTTCGTTGTAATAGAAAAgggataattaaaaaatcaaaccatgcTGTCATTAAAGACTTCTATCCTACTTGTGCCAGAGAACACCAGATGATTTGCATTTCTCCACTGGGCCCCCCACCATTTTATTGCACGAGGAGTGATTTTCTGCAACAATTGGAATGTGTTTGAGTGCATGCTGAGTAGCTGTATTCAGCATAATGCCTGCCAAACAGCATTTTCCAGCAAATGTCACATTTGAACAAAGTTTGGATTCCGCTCTGATACTTTACTGGTCTCTGATAATACTGCACATATCTGAGTGAACACTGCCTCTTGCCTGATGATGTTGTAGAGAAATGGAGTGACTTCCTGTGGCctgaaaaatcaggaagaagTCCTTGTTGCTTTTGTACTTGGTGATAAAGGCTCTTAAACTGAATGCTTGGCTTATTTGGACAGTGGGTGTGAGCACACTGAACG
It includes:
- the TMEM26 gene encoding transmembrane protein 26 isoform X1 encodes the protein MELMVLLNALVTRLLFVLHSLIGVWRVTEVKKEPKYWLLALLNLLLCLETGLTLKFKQGRGYKWFSPAIFLYLICTVPSLWLLEIHHGTQYCGNEPGAVQVNVTNQDFNQSRDSSRGSEGIDHHIIQTAKVFVNQLSTICETVWTLALHQTFLLLLVVGRWLLPIGVEITRDQLSQLLLMFVGTAADILEFASETLDIEDVRKNYVLLNAILAVWTWSMLQFPLDLAVQHIGCKPTASARRIPSLLFCRYSAELWNIGVSLFIQDGPFFIVRSILMGHFRIFNQLLVFFTAKNILVLTLQLYRLAVITLDFHATILQKSRKGEVSCCPCEPYEASTQATAEQDTEMKEFIDFPVREESQAPSKDQ
- the TMEM26 gene encoding transmembrane protein 26 isoform X2, with product MQSKQVPVACQSAGLFRMSQDRGHPALSSQHWCYHLDAGPGAYCGNEPGAVQVNVTNQDFNQSRDSSRGSEGIDHHIIQTAKVFVNQLSTICETVWTLALHQTFLLLLVVGRWLLPIGVEITRDQLSQLLLMFVGTAADILEFASETLDIEDVRKNYVLLNAILAVWTWSMLQFPLDLAVQHIGCKPTASARRIPSLLFCRYSAELWNIGVSLFIQDGPFFIVRSILMGHFRIFNQLLVFFTAKNILVLTLQLYRLAVITLDFHATILQKSRKGEVSCCPCEPYEASTQATAEQDTEMKEFIDFPVREESQAPSKDQ